A region of the Penicillium psychrofluorescens genome assembly, chromosome: 6 genome:
GGAAAAGTATGCTGTTGCCAGTTAGTTGGGTATCTGCATGTTGTTTCGGAGATATGGCATGCCTCATGAAATAGACCAGATTGATATACGCGAATAGCTCACCGTACCCAAGAGCAACATGTGCCTGGGCACTGGTGGCAGGGTATCTGACCGTCGCGTCTTGCAGAGATCTCCACTCATCCAGCTCTCCCTTAAGTTGTTGCCAGGTCAGATGTAGAGGTGATCCAACGGATTCATCTGACGACAAGGAAGCCAAATCCCGTCTGTGTTCATTGGCAAACCGTAAAATGCGTACGAAAATGTCAAAGCCGCGAGTGACAATCGTAAGCCCATGCTCAATGGTCAAATTCTTTGCAAGAAGACATTTCCGATTCATATCCACAGGCATCAACCTCCTGGTTGGGGAATAATTGAATGTGAAGTCCCGGTCACTGATAGGAAGCGGTACTGAGATCTGGGAGAAGGATAATGCGAAGTGCTGTCGGGCTCCGGAACTAAGCTCGCAATCCTGTGCAAAACAGCACCAATATGTACGAACAAGCTGTTCATACTGTGTCTGTGAGGCATGAAACTCTTGGGGATTATGTTCCATGCTATCATCTGACATTTTCAAGAGCGATTGGATCATGTAAGTAGCCATGCCTAGTACGATTAGCACTTATCCAGTGTCTCATTTCCTGCCATGCCTACCGCTGTACATCCAAGCTTGATATGGTCGCCCAGAACCCCATTCATAAAATGAGAACATGACCAATGACTGAGCAAGGAAAAGCGAGGGTGCCTCGAGCACACGATGCGCCAGCTGCTTCCTGGCATAGTCTGCATAcgtctcctcgtcgtccagtTCATGGCTGGGCATAAACCGCACACAGAGGGAAAGCAGCGACGCAACAAAGACTGGATCTACCGACAGAGGGTTGGCAGATACATCTGAGATGAGAGAGGGGTAGTGCAGGAAATTCGCGACCGGGAACTTTTTCCTGTAAGTCTCGACGGCGCTGATTACTGTGGCTGGGGAGAGAGCCGAAATGGGATTATCGGATGCATCTTGGCTCCCAGGAACAACCTGGGGAGAGCTCCGATGTGGAGTCTGACCTCTGCCGATTGCTGGAGATGCTGTGGAAACGGCCTTTCGCTTCTTCGGGGTCCTTGAAGGGATGCTCTTTTTCCCCGAGTTGGGCTTCGATGCACGCGGGTCCGTCAAAACGCAGCCTGGCTTTTTTGTCCTTTGGCACCGCTGACATGGCGGGATCCCTTCATGCACACATCTGACCTTTGCTTGACTGTGGATGGTGTCAATCCCGCAGATACAGCTTTCGAGGGTAACCTACCGACAGCCTCCGCATGATATTGAGAGTCGCATTGAGCCTTGAGCGAGCTAAGACTTGGCGGCGAGCTCGGCTCCGATTCAACAAGCAATTGGACTCGACACCATTATTGTTTCACGGAGAAGACCACAGATGACCAGGTTGTGCTGAGAAgatgaaagagaagagaaaagacaAACTCCCTGGAAACACCAAGCCAATCAGGTGATTTCGTTTTTGACACCTTAGCACCCAGGCATCAATAATGGACGCACTGAAGGAGAGCAACCCTTCCAATTCACGTAATACTCCAGTCGTCCCTTCCCACGACGGTTTTTAGTGATTCATGTGAGCAAAGTATTTTATATCgtcccttctcttcctcgtgTGTTATCCTTCTTCAGCCTGACTCATGGGTGGGTATAGGCAAAGCCCTTAATGGTAACGCTACGCCCTTGTAGATATTTTCTTTAAAGATGCTTTGTGTATTAGACAGTATATGCCAGTAGAAGGATTTGGCATTCTTTTACCTCCCCTAAAAGAGTCTACTTTCTACAGTACTCTATGGTGTTACACTTGCTCTAAATACTAGAGACTGTCATTCAAGCTTTGCAAATCATCCTTTTCATTAGTGAGCATTGCTCCtggttcttttcttttcttcttattACACCCTTTCAAGCCAGATattcccctccatctccttctcccatccaATTCCCATCGCAACGACTGTGCCTGCCGCACCAATCCGAAACTCAACCGGATATACAGATGGATACAACGCGCCGTTGTCGCCGTCATGTTCAGACTcggcgatgaagaagtctCCGCTTGCGTGTTTGAAGCGCAGGATCTCGGGCCAGATGGTCTGGTTGCGGTCCGCGCGGAGTATCTCCGACGGCCCGGAAGATGATCTTCTATGGTCGAGGTAGATGGTTACAGAGCCGTAGCCCGGATGGAAGTATGCGCCTGCATATAGTGACAAGGGTAAGGTGGTTGGTAacggcggagaagggagAGACGGATAGAAGCGAGAAACCGCGGTGGCGACGTCGTGTCTCTCCTTTTCGATAGTGGCGAGGTTCTTCGCGTCCCAGTCAAATCGTGGCTGATCAGGTCCAACGCCTAGCTTTTCGTCGATCAGGTGGAAGACAAGCGTCTGCTCTGCGCAGTTGGACGTCCCTGCCGTGTTGGCCAGAGCGACGACCGCATACTGCAGCTCTGGGATGAGGATCAGTTCCGCGCCAAAAGCGTTCATCCCGCCCTGGTGCTCGAAGAACTCTACCCCGCGGTACACGCCCGTCTGCCAGCCGAGGGCATAGGCGCCAGGCCCCGTGAAGGCCGACCCGTATCGTTCAATAGGTAGATTGGTTCGGGGCCGCCAGAGTTGCTCGCGGATCGTGTTTGGTGAGGCGAACAACGCCGGCGAACCCGTCATCAGGGCTCGCGCCCATTTCGCGTAGTCTTTCACCGAGCTGATCACCGACCCCGCTCCAGAGGTGCCAGCCAGAGACATCCACTCGATGGTGCGGTACGTcccgtcgtcgtcggcatAGTTGTAGGCGTATCCATGGGCGAGAGGGTTCTCGTCGTTGGTTCCGCGAGCCTCCTCAAGACTGAAATACGTCTCCGTCATCCCGAGAGGGCCCCAGATCCGCCGCGCCAGTAGCTTGCCCAGCGGCTCGCCCGTCACTGTCTCGATCACATGCGCGGCAACAATGAACATGGCATTGTTGTACTGAAACTTGGTTCGCAGCTCCGCTGTTAACGGCAGATGGCGCAGCTGGCGGACAATGTCCCGCACGGCGGTCGTGTCGCTGCCAACGGTGCTGCCCAGGGCTAGGTCATGGCGCGGTAGCCCCGTCCGATGCGATAGCGCATCCTCCACTGTGACTTTCTGCGTGACATCCTCGCTTGCCAGCACGAAGTCGTCGCGGATTAGCTGGCTGATGGGTGTCTCCCATTGCACCTGCGGGTACGTGTCGTTATCCTCAACCAGCATCGCCATAAGAGCTGCCGTGAAAGCCTTGGTGGTACTTCCGGCGTAGAAAAGTGTCGACGGAGTGACAGGAGTAGAGGGCAAGGTTGCCACGCCGTAGCCCTGATCATATGGTGAGCTTCATTGTCATCATTGATATTTTTTTTAGTCCAACCTTGGCCCAAGTCTGATCGCCATCCACCACGGCAACAGACAACCCAGGGACATGCCATCGATTTAGCTGTTCGTGAACCAGCTGGCCGAATTCGTCGTTCAAGGGGTTGCTTTGATTATTCATCATAAATGATTGAGAGCTGGATATACCTGAACAGTGATAGTACTGAGCCGAGTCTAAAGGAGCGGAAGATATGACTGGTTAAATGTgtgatgaagaggagaaaTTGGCTGCAGGCATCCAGATTTCTTCCCTATCTCGATGATGTTCCTAGCGTTGTTGGAAATGGGTGAGGggaaacaaacaaaaaataAGCCACCAGATCGGTGGCGCAATCGCGCATACGATACAACCCATACATAGGGCGATAGTGCTTATATATATACATCGATATATACATGCAATGAATGATAGGTTCACAGGATTATGCGGGAACGCTGCCAGGTCTGCCTGACTTAACCTCACACCATCCAGAAAAAAATGTTTAATTGAATGAGCTAGATACAAGAGACGTACAATACGAACGCTACGGACTTGTATGGAGCCGAAAAAAGCCGGAATTTCCTAAAAATTATCAGTCTAGTAAATTCCTGAGCAGCATTAACCTACGGTGTAGATACAGTTAAATCAACTAAACATCCATGACGGATCactccacctcgacctccttTTCGGTGTTATGAACTCTGAAATAAATCAGCGGCAACAGTAGGAACACGCCACCCAAGATGATGCCCCAGTACGACCCGAACATAGTCGAGTACGGCAGTAGATGAATGTCCTGGCCGAAGGCCACTGCACTGCCCGTAGCCCCAAAAACCTTGAAAAAGCCCGTGAGCGTGGCCACCATACGTGGATCGTTGGAAAAACAGCCAATAAGCCAGTAAGCAAGCGCATTATCCAAACCATCCTGGAAGCCATAGAAAAACTCGAGCGCAATCAGTTCAGACGCTAGGCCTCCCTCTTGCACGTCAAGAGCGTCTATCACCTTGTCACGGTTGGATAGTTTCATGGCGAAATAGCCGCACGTATTAATGGCCACTATAAATACAGTCAGAATAGCCCAGCCAATGAAGGCCCGTTGGCGCCGGCGCCAGATCCTTAGATCCAAAAAGCagccgaagatgatggatgaCGACACTTGAGCGAGACCGATTAAGAAGCCGTCTAATGCCCGCGTGCGGACATCAAAGAAGTACACCTCAAAGTCACTGCCCTGATAGGCTCCATAGTAGAGCGATCCAAATGAGAACGGCATGAACATAAGGATCCAAGGATCCCTTTTGAGGGTGAACCAGATGTTTTTGAACTCGTCAAAAATCGGTCGGCCCTCGAGCTCGAGCTTGACCTTGGTCCCGTCCGTTCGAACCATGTGTTGTGGGTCAATGACAAGAAGTCCCGGGACGACTGAAAGCGCCATCAGTATCGTCAGCTCCGCATATGTGCCGTTGCTGATGCTGCCTCTCTGAGCATTATGAAAGTTCAGCCCTAACGGAATACATCCACCCACCGCGACGCCCATGTAGAAAATGGCAAACAGAATCGAAATGAATCGGCCTTTCTGTTCCTCGGTCGAGTATGTAAGCATCACTACCGAGCACGAAGTCCACAGCAGCGCTGCTCCAACACCGCAGGCCGCACCACCGAACAAGACGAAGCCCTTGTTGGGGGTGTTGTTATAGCACCAGAACGACGCCCCGTACAGTGCATAGCCAATCCCCCCGAGAGAAATACACTTTTTAGGCCCAAAGTACGTAATGATTGGACCCGAAAGCAGAGCAACGCCTGCAAACATGCTGTATAGGATGATGTTCGCATCATCCGCGATAATTGGATTCACTTGACCAGCGCCGCCTAGTCAAACGTCAGCATGTGCTGTGTCCTACCACTTATGCTGCTACTCACCAAGTCCGGCGAGTACACCAAAAAATCCAACCGCCAAAAACGTGGTCAATCCTGCGAGGCAGACCTGCGTATATGGGCTCCGGTAGTTGGGGATTGACAGCGGCCCTAGCTTGTACGGCTGTGGCACTGGAAACCGTTCCTGCATTTGGCCTCTCGCTTCTGAGTCGAGATCATTCTCATCGTCCTTGACTCGTACTATCTCCAAAGTCCTGTCTGTGTCTAGAGCCTCTGTGCCTGGCTCGgcagtcgtcgtcgtcattgCGACCTTTGTGCTTCTGTTATATCGCGTTAATCCCGTGCTTGGCTGTTACCGCAGTGATTCCAGATTTAACCTCCGCCCGTCGTATTGCTCGCTTATGATGAATTTATATCATTTGACCGCTACAATTTTCCAAAAAATCCTAATCATGAGACTTGACGCTGCTATCTAAGGCTAGACGTCTTGCGTGGGATTGAGTGGGATTATCTGCTAATTTCGCGGGGTAAAATCCGGGGAGGGCTTGTCGTAACCACGCTAATAAAGTCTAACTACGCAGCTCTATCTCCATCCCACCTACCGTATCGTGGATACGCCGAGATGCCCATTTCGTGAATTGTTCTAAGCATACAAGTTTCGGCCGAGTGAACAAGACACTATCTTCCCGAGCTCAGTATCAGCGAATTCCTAGATATAAATTGGGAAAACAACATTTTCTTGTTCATCGACCGCTGTTTTCCTCTACCTCTGATCTTGATTCAGAGTGTGCAGtgatggtgttggtggtggtacTTGGCCAACTGGTTCGCTCCAAGTCACAATTTAGAGGGCAATTGGCGAAACAGCAGATCTGCCCCTCTGTGTTTGACCCTCTAACTTTGACCTCAGCTCAATAATTTTGTTCAATACCGTCCTGGACAGACATCAAAGTCTCTTGTCGTTTAGGATGTTATGTCCTAATGCAACCCGGGATTGGCCACCAAGCTCTTCTGTAACCTCCAATATAACAGTCAACCGCACTAGATCATTTCTATATGCGAGCTGATCCAGTCTGACAAGTACCTAAGGAACAGAACATCTGACTTGcaagaaatatatatccCTACCCCATCTCCCTGGTTCTAAGCCAATCCTGTCACTCCGGCTCCCCACCGTTGCATTTCAGCAGGCGTGAAGGGATATGATGTATTATAATCTGGTAACGAACCAAAAGTGGCCCTGATAAGAAGACAATAACCAAACGCAGCCGCACCTAAGGATCCCAGTATCCAATCACGTGTGGTGAGTAAGTTATTCTCCCGCTTATGACGGATATATCTGAGGCCGATAGGGACGAACCCTAGGAGTACCGTCGTCAGACCTGGGTTATAGACAGTACCGAGCTTCATGTTGATCACAATTCCATGTATCCAGACCTGGGCAAACCCAAAAAGGACAGAAGCCAGGCTAAGGAAGACAACTTGTGGGAAGAAGATCACTGGAAGATAAAGCCCATAGGTTGCCACCACATTTGTAATCATCGCAGACTGAGCGTTGAGAGGATATCGGTCCGGGATATCGCTGGACTGCACAGCTACATTCATTATAGCCGGAAACCCACCCGGGAATCGATATTCTTCAAATTGATGGGCGACCAGCGCGAGGAAGTTTGCAATCAGAAGTTTCTGGGGTACATTGAGCATCTGCCGATTGGCACGGTAGTACTGAACCATAAGTATGCCAGATACTACACCGAGATCATACCAATGATAGCAAAGCAGGTCCATCATTGTAGCGGAAGAGACTATATTCCAGCTACCTATAACCATATTTAATAAAAATATCCACATTCGATGGGGAGTGTTCTTACCGAAGAATGCCTTGGAGAGGATACGCTTAGATTTGTGATAGGCACTTGAGCTATAAAGAATGGGGAGGTAGAACTCGGCATCTGTAGGCAAGAGATGTCTTGTCTTTTACATCACCTTGGAGCGCTAACCGGGGGTAACGGCAGTTGTTAACTCCGTGACCCATAACTCTAGTTAGGCATAACTCTACCCCACTCTATTTTATGGCAGGGTTGGCAGGTTCGGGAAAGCCGGCTCTCTATCAAACAGTTTGCTGTATATATCATTTGAGATTTCATTCAACCCATTTTATAAGCAATTAATGACACGATGCTTAGCATTGTGTAATACTGCTTCTTACCGTGACCTGTCCGCAAACCAGCTGCGGGAAGCTTTCCCCCAAGATCGGCGAGCCGGCCTTCCTAGCTACCGACCACCCCACACAAGACGATGTAAACTCCTGAAGGAAGATCTCGGAAGAGAGACTTAACTATTCGGTGATTCTGTCGCTCTGTTACTCTTCGTGAGCACTATTATTACTTGCTCCTGCGTATTGTCTGTGGGCCTGCGTTATTTCCCATCATGGTTCAGGCATCTCTTCCGAGTCACACAACTCGCCTGTGGTTCGAACCGTCACATATACAGAAGATTATGAAAGTAATATCCCTCACCATATATGCATCTGTGTGAAATCGTACTACTCAagcctcttctttcccttgtTCCTGTGCCTTTGACTTCTTCCGAATATCCTTCCACCCCATTCCCCACGCAAATAGGAAACCGACACTGGAGCAGCCAATTGCAAGATAGAATACGCGATCAATACTCTTGCTGTATGCAGTCAACACTCCAGCCAAGATTTTTGGATCAGTGACAATCGCTCTGAGTTTAGTCGCTCCCGCATCGACAATCGCCCCTGGGTTAACACCCTTAGCGTAGATGGGAATGGTGTTTCGCAAGCTGTTGGTGAAAATAGTCTCGCCAAAGGTCAGCATTACTGCTCCCCCCAGCGTCTGCGTAAATGTCAACAAGGACATGGAGATCGAGACCATTGCTGGAGGCAGCGTGTTTTGGATCGCTACAAATGGCATTTGCAAGCCGAGGCCGCGGCCAAATCCAACAATGATCTGGTATCCAATCCATATGCCGGTGGAgctggatggagagagcGTGGAAAGCAGGCCGTGACCGACGGAGGCGAATATGCTGGCGGCCACACAAAAGGGAAGGTAATAACCCAGTTTCGTCACTTCGGTCCCCTGCGTTAGTAGGATTCGTATCCATTAGATAGGGAAACTAACCTGCTATGCCTGATAACAATGTGCCGATTAATTGACTGAGGATGTTAGGCAGCAAGTCAACACCACTCATCATGGGTGACGCCCCTTTGATGGCTTGAAAGTAAATCGGCAGATAGTAAATGACGAGCTGCAGCGtagcaaaaaagaaaaaagcatACAAACAGCTTGACCATACTCCTCTCTGTTTCAACATTGACAGTGGAAGCATCGCGTCATCGCCTTTGAAGTATTCCCAAATAAGAAACACAATAAAGGTTCCTCCGGCACCACAGAAAAGTCCAATTACGGTCGCACTGTTCCAGGCATATTTATTGCCACCATAATCCAGTGCTAGGAGTAGCTGAATTGTTGATGGAGCAAACAGAGCAAACCCGATTAGATCAAGTTTGGTCCAGATCGTTTGCAGGACAGATAATTCGCGACTTTTGTCGGTATCTGGGATACGCGTAAAAACGAGAAGAATCGCCACCACGCCGCCGATAGGCAGGTTGATGTAGAAGCCTATCATCTGTCAACTGAGATCTTTTAATAGCTGGAATGACCTACACCATCGCCAGGTTGTGTACTCAGTGAAAGCACCGCCGATGAGAGGTCCAATCACCACACCCATTTGCCCAACTGCGATGTACATAAGTAATTAACTCAGCTTGGCCGGAATCGCTTACTTACTACCCATCAAAGCTCCAAAGTAGGCTGTACGAAGATTAGCTGTCAATCACATCAATTAGGTATGCTATTCAACATACCAGGCCGTTTGTGCAGCGGTACACTGCATGAAATTATTGTCAAAGCACCATTCACCAACCCTGAACCGCCCATCCCAGCGATAGCTCGTGCGACGACCAACATCTTGGACGATGTTGACACACCGCATAGCAGCGACCCCAATTCAAAGATAGCGAAGAATGCCAGAAATTTGCGCTACATTCGGTTAGGGCCAGTGAGTTCATCAGGCCAGTCGAGTAGGAACCCACCTTAGAGCCAAAGTGGGTATACAACTTCCCGGCTAGAGGTTGGAGTGCGCAATTGGATAGCAGGTACGCGCTACCATACCAACCAACATCGGTGAGCGAGTGAaaatcactagtaattctagGAATGGCCTGCATTATGATATTGAATTGTTAGGTCATGTGCTGTACTATATAACAGGGGTTCGATTAGAAATTTTACCGTCGCAACTATCGATATGTCTAGGAGCATCAGGAATGCGACAAGAGACAGTGGCATCCAAACTAGGATGAGCCTTATCCCAGATATGTAGGTGTCCTGTCCTGTTGTCGTTCTGGATATAACTTCGCCCGGATTGGCATTGTCGGGGGGCTCATGAGCCAgaccatcttcgccatcctGACAGTCATCCTGTGCAGCTTTTTTTGATAAAGATGGTTGGTCGCCAGCAGGCTCATGAGGCTCACGATATATAGTTGTGTCTGCCTCACTCTCGGGAGTCTGGCCGAGTTGTTCCTTGCCCATCGTTACCTTTTTCCCGACGCCCGTGCTGCTTGAATCAGGTTGGATCGAAAGCGTCTTGAGTACATCAACAATGTCAAATCATTAGTACTGATAGGAAAGGGCTAACAAAATCTGGAACACAACTGTTAGGAATGATGGTCACTCCCTACTCTGCGATAATCCAAGCAGCAAGAAAGGGGGGTGTTTAACATATGACTACATCGGAAGTCGGAATCCACGAACCCCGACTCACCGACATTTATATTTGTGGAGCGCTGTGGAGACCAAGCTTAGACCCCGCTAGGTTAAGTGCGCTGCAGGATTTGTAGTAACTCCATTCGGCGACATCATTTTAACGTAGGTAACTACATCTTAGGCTTATAAAGcgatcctccaccaccccgtAGAACCCATTATATTGCGCCTTCCCATACATTGTTGTTTCTTGAAGCCAGTCATCACTATGCCGATTGATTTCGAAAATGACGTGGTCCTTCTTACTGCTGCCAGCGGCAGACAATGTTCACAATTGATCCCACTTCTCCGCGGTAAATGCAAACAGCTACGACTCCTCGTAAACAGTGCATCCTCGGAGGAACGCCTTAGAGCACAATACCCTGATGCTACCGTTGTTCGAGCTGATATGTCCCGCGCTGAAGATGCTCGGCGTATCTTGTCTGGAGTATCGACCGTTCTTTATATTTGCCCGTCTAT
Encoded here:
- a CDS encoding uncharacterized protein (ID:PFLUO_009044-T1.cds;~source:funannotate); translation: MTTTTAEPGTEALDTDRTLEIVRVKDDENDLDSEARGQMQERFPVPQPYKLGPLSIPNYRSPYTQVCLAGLTTFLAVGFFGVLAGLGGAGQVNPIIADDANIILYSMFAGVALLSGPIITYFGPKKCISLGGIGYALYGASFWCYNNTPNKGFVLFGGAACGVGAALLWTSCSVVMLTYSTEEQKGRFISILFAIFYMGVAVGGCIPLGLNFHNAQRGSISNGTYAELTILMALSVVPGLLVIDPQHMVRTDGTKVKLELEGRPIFDEFKNIWFTLKRDPWILMFMPFSFGSLYYGAYQGSDFEVYFFDVRTRALDGFLIGLAQVSSSIIFGCFLDLRIWRRRQRAFIGWAILTVFIVAINTCGYFAMKLSNRDKVIDALDVQEGGLASELIALEFFYGFQDGLDNALAYWLIGCFSNDPRMVATLTGFFKVFGATGSAVAFGQDIHLLPYSTMFGSYWGIILGGVFLLLPLIYFRVHNTEKEVEVE
- a CDS encoding uncharacterized protein (ID:PFLUO_009043-T1.cds;~source:funannotate) codes for the protein MMNNQSNPLNDEFGQLVHEQLNRWHVPGLSVAVVDGDQTWAKGYGVATLPSTPVTPSTLFYAGSTTKAFTAALMAMLVEDNDTYPQVQWETPISQLIRDDFVLASEDVTQKVTVEDALSHRTGLPRHDLALGSTVGSDTTAVRDIVRQLRHLPLTAELRTKFQYNNAMFIVAAHVIETVTGEPLGKLLARRIWGPLGMTETYFSLEEARGTNDENPLAHGYAYNYADDDGTYRTIEWMSLAGTSGAGSVISSVKDYAKWARALMTGSPALFASPNTIREQLWRPRTNLPIERYGSAFTGPGAYALGWQTGVYRGVEFFEHQGGMNAFGAELILIPELQYAVVALANTAGTSNCAEQTLVFHLIDEKLGVGPDQPRFDWDAKNLATIEKERHDVATAVSRFYPSLPSPPLPTTLPLSLYAGAYFHPGYGSVTIYLDHRRSSSGPSEILRADRNQTIWPEILRFKHASGDFFIAESEHDGDNGALYPSVYPVEFRIGAAGTVVAMGIGWEKEMEGNIWLERV